A portion of the Cryptosporangium phraense genome contains these proteins:
- a CDS encoding MMPL family transporter yields the protein MKRLTDLVLRHRLLVALVWLVVAVAGASTAATTVDRLSLEFRLPGQPAYEANQQILDRFGNGGLNDPLLLVVKGDGATAAANEVAVAARKAVPGTRTVAPADPGAEVLAAGPDSAVAVVYPPITPGPDSYAAATPALEQVAERASGDGVEVTVTGFSLLEEGGGNDRGLIVEVLLGGVGALVVLALVFGSLLAGLPLVVAAVSILGTFVALLGLTYLTDVSAVVEYLIALIGLGVAIDYSLLVVTRWREETARGASNDDAVRTAMATAGRSVVFSGVTVAVSLAALVLVPLPFLRSIGLGGLLIPLFSVAVSLTLVPALLSAVGPRLNWPRRKPAVTRSRMWAAIAAGVLRRRWLTAVGSVVVLLALAAPVLTLTLGTAQLSGIASESPASQALTSAVAAGLPPGVARPTEVLIGEKYTDRALDRLRTMDGVAAAVAPDTDGWRADGRTLLQVWTDDDPAGDAGRATVKDIRTTLDGAEFGDAMVGGTPAEDADFISAVYGNAGWVVLAVAVVTFLLLARALRSPWLPIKALALNTLSIGAAYGVTVLIWQKGYGSDLLFNQSASGAVTIWVPIAAFAFLFGLSMDYEVFILSRMREEYDSLTTPGADERTATDKAVVEGIANTGRLVTSAALILFFAFIALSTVPALEVKVLATALALGIAIDAVIVRGLLAPALVGVLGRANWTTPRWLQRGLRLPSTPNSATRPGER from the coding sequence GTGAAACGACTCACCGACCTGGTACTGCGGCACCGGCTGCTCGTCGCCCTCGTCTGGCTGGTGGTAGCGGTCGCGGGCGCCTCCACGGCGGCCACCACCGTCGACCGCCTCTCCCTGGAATTCCGACTGCCGGGCCAGCCGGCCTACGAGGCCAACCAGCAGATCCTCGACCGGTTCGGCAACGGCGGGCTCAACGATCCGCTGCTGCTCGTCGTGAAGGGTGACGGGGCGACGGCCGCGGCGAACGAGGTGGCCGTCGCCGCCCGGAAAGCAGTGCCCGGAACCCGGACGGTCGCGCCCGCCGACCCGGGCGCGGAGGTCCTGGCCGCCGGTCCGGACAGCGCGGTGGCCGTCGTGTACCCGCCGATCACGCCGGGTCCCGATTCGTACGCCGCTGCGACACCGGCCCTGGAGCAGGTCGCCGAACGCGCGTCCGGTGACGGCGTCGAGGTGACCGTCACCGGCTTCAGCCTTCTCGAGGAAGGCGGTGGGAACGACCGCGGTCTGATCGTCGAGGTGCTGCTGGGCGGGGTCGGTGCGCTGGTCGTGCTGGCTCTGGTGTTCGGCTCCCTGCTGGCCGGGCTACCGCTGGTAGTGGCCGCCGTCTCCATCCTCGGAACGTTCGTGGCCCTGCTCGGCCTGACCTACCTGACCGATGTCTCGGCCGTCGTGGAATACCTGATCGCGCTCATCGGGCTCGGTGTTGCCATCGACTACTCGCTGCTGGTGGTGACCCGCTGGCGCGAGGAAACCGCCAGGGGTGCCAGCAACGACGACGCGGTCCGGACGGCCATGGCCACGGCTGGTCGGTCGGTGGTGTTCAGCGGCGTGACCGTCGCGGTGTCCTTGGCGGCGCTCGTCCTGGTGCCGCTGCCGTTTCTGCGCAGCATCGGGCTCGGCGGGCTGCTGATTCCCCTGTTCAGCGTCGCCGTGTCGCTGACCTTGGTGCCGGCCTTGCTCAGCGCGGTCGGCCCGAGACTGAACTGGCCGCGTCGTAAGCCGGCCGTGACCCGCAGCCGGATGTGGGCCGCCATCGCCGCCGGGGTGCTGCGCCGACGCTGGCTGACCGCAGTGGGTTCGGTCGTCGTGCTGCTGGCGCTGGCCGCGCCGGTGCTGACGCTGACCCTGGGCACGGCCCAATTGAGTGGGATCGCGTCCGAATCACCCGCGTCGCAGGCGCTGACCAGCGCGGTCGCCGCCGGCCTGCCACCGGGCGTGGCCCGCCCCACCGAGGTCCTGATCGGCGAGAAGTACACCGATCGGGCTCTCGACCGCCTCCGCACGATGGACGGCGTCGCGGCCGCCGTCGCTCCCGATACCGACGGCTGGCGCGCCGACGGCCGGACTCTCCTCCAGGTCTGGACCGACGACGATCCCGCCGGCGACGCCGGCCGCGCCACCGTGAAAGACATCCGGACGACGCTGGACGGCGCTGAGTTCGGTGACGCGATGGTGGGCGGCACCCCGGCCGAAGACGCCGACTTCATTTCGGCTGTCTACGGCAACGCCGGATGGGTCGTACTGGCCGTGGCCGTCGTCACGTTCCTGCTGCTGGCCCGGGCACTGCGATCGCCGTGGTTGCCGATCAAGGCGCTGGCCCTGAACACGCTCTCGATCGGTGCGGCCTACGGCGTCACCGTTCTGATCTGGCAGAAGGGCTATGGCTCGGACCTGCTGTTCAACCAGTCCGCCTCCGGCGCGGTGACCATCTGGGTGCCGATCGCGGCCTTCGCGTTCCTGTTCGGCCTCTCGATGGACTACGAGGTCTTCATCCTCTCCCGGATGCGGGAGGAGTACGACTCCCTCACCACGCCGGGTGCGGACGAGCGCACGGCGACCGACAAGGCCGTCGTGGAAGGCATCGCCAACACTGGCCGGCTGGTCACCTCGGCCGCCCTGATCCTGTTCTTCGCCTTCA